CTGGTGTAACAGTTATATAAAGGTTGTTACCCCCTCTTCTGTTGTGGTTATGTGACCACTTAATGCAAAACACACATTTTACAATTAAAGTTTATGGAGCTGAATATGAGGGTTTCCAAGTAAGGTAATGTGTGCATTGATTTAGAAGAGAATATCATTCTGTATTCGTGTTTTAATCTCATTATTCCCTGTTTTTCAGATGGATGTTTGTGCTGTTCTGACTGCAGATGACGAGTTACTGAAAAATATGGGCCTATTAAAAGCTGGGGACAGATTGAGTCTAAAAGGTTACTGTCAATCAGAGAAAAAAGAGGAGAgtcaaagcaagaaaagaagacTTCTTGAagcctttttcaacaaaaagaaaggaaagaaggGAGTCCCCACCCAGAAGTGTTCTGGAACAAGTCACCCTTCCCAGATAGGAAAAGCTAAAAAAGTTAAATCTAAAAAGGTGCAGCTGGGGTGGAAACACTtcaaagaagaggaagaagcttACACCTTAGTGCCATTGGTGAAGGGAGGAGGAAGTCGGGAAATAGAGCTACCACTGTCAACAAACAAGTTGGACTTGATGAAAACTTGTAAAACTCTTTTTTTCCCAGATGGGAAATCCATTCATGGGAAAGAGGAGGAAATGGCTTTTGATTTAGCtaacttcaaaaatgaaaaagttggAGTAACTGTCAATGTTGAAGGAAAAGAGCTTCCATTCACCATCGAAAACTATATCGCTGCACATAGAGTTAAAAATGTGAGAATTTATTTGCGGTCTCAAAAAATTTGTGACTACAGTAGTGATGAAGATGATAAAGAAGACTCTCTGCCAATTATGGACATAAACAGTGTGGTCAAGTGTTCAACCTTAATTGGATCAACAGAGGAGAGACAGGCATTGTTGTGTGAACAGGATGAAGCTTATCTAAATTCATTAACTTCAGACAGGCAGAAAAGGATTGATCTAGAAAATGAGGCTGCTGAAGGTAAACGCAAGGTGGAAATTCAGCAAGCAAGGGGTGCTAGAGTCGTTCCAGAGCCCGATTCTGATTTCATTACTGTTAAGGTTAGACACCTTACCATGGGCATGTGCATACGCCGATTTTCATCTAGTGCAAAAATGTCAGCTGTTTATGATTGGATAGGATCATTAAGTTCTGACATAGAGCATTTTTCACTTTGTGATCCTTTTGGTGGGATTCTGTTGCCAAGTAGAGACATATCAGATAGGTGTACCATTGTCATGGTGAAAGCGTCACAGACCCCTCCTATGTCTGATTCAGACACTGAGGTTCAGTTTCTGGGCTTTGGGGATACAAGTGCTTGCAGCACAGCAACAGAAACCGACAGTGGACCAGTAAAAGAAGCTAATGGGAAAAAAGGAGACAATGGAGTGACCTCTCAGTAAGCATTTTTATGTGCTAATAAAACTATACAGGAATTGTAGTGGTACAACTCAtgttgcccccccccccccccctcccccactcCATTAACtattaaaattaacatttgatAGTTTAAGTAATGATCCACATAGGAAGGATAGCACTGAACGGCAATGTACATTGGAATGTCAACTTTTTTCATTGTTACAACATTGGTCCTCTGTTTATTAGGAATGACCATTGTGTGCTTTCCTATCGGACTTTGTTTTAGCGCAAAGCAAGTAACATTGCAAAATGACATATCATTGCTATTTTATAATTAAGGCATGTAGCTTAATTATCTAGCGGTTCTTACAAtcgtttccctgggctttagtatcatcttttcaataatttgtttttatgGGGACATTACTTCTAGTGTTTTTGTCCTACTTTATAAGGCCATTGTTTATATTAAAATAGAGAGGTTTTTAGATAGGTGTAGTAAAActaaaatcaaagcaaataatATGGTGGTCAATTAAAACGGGTttaaaaaagttgaaagaaaccAGTCGGATCTCGGAGAACGAGTCCGTCACAGATGGATTTCAGAATTGCGAAGGCGGCGCCATATTATTTTTAACCAACCATAAATCGCAGCAGAAGCAAAGCTGATCAATAGATGAAAATTGCTTTCTACACCTTTATATCACACCGCTTTgttaaaatttcattcaaaCAAGTATAGCTAACTCAGGTTGACTGAGTTGACTTTTCTCATTTTCGAGAATTGAAAGGAGGATTCGTTTAAATTTTCCAGTTTCATTTCTAGgttatttcaaaacaagtgTACTTAACTTGAGTTGATTGAGCAGACTTTTAAAATTGAAAGGGGAGTTTCGTTTGAATGTTTTAGTTTATAACTGGACTTCATAACCCGCgtttttagtcttttgtttaATAGAATGTGAACATTTCATTGCCAGAATCCATATTTACAAACTTTTAACTAAATATTAAATTACAACTGCAAAGAAACGTTAAGGCCCGTTTACAAATGCGGTTTTTGATGTGATTTTTGTCGCGCTCTCCAGTGCAACTTTTGTCgcaaaatttcccaaaaatcgtCCCTAAGTTGCATCAGGTTTCTAACATGTTCAAAACCTGTGCGACATCATGCGACAAATTGCACTGAAATCGTCGCCGGTTTAAATATGCAAGTTGcgtgcgacaaaaattgcacaaaaaatcACCTGTCTAAACGGGCATAACAAAACAGATACCTTTACACAAAAGTTCTACAAAAAGTGTACCAGTTCATATGTAATAGTATTAACTTGATGATTGTTAGAATACACTGATCGTTGGTTCATGTTGGTTAAAGAAATGTAACTGTTCTCTTTGCTAGAAATCAAAAGTAAAGCTTTGTTGTCAATTAATCACAAAGATCGAAAAATGTTATTAAAGGTTGTTGAGTTTGAAGATTTTCATCTTTTCTAATGCTTAAGGGAGAGGTATGAGAAATCTATAGGTGCAATCCATAGTGTTGGCTAttttttgaagaacaaaacaCGCAGAAAATTAGGGGTGAAACGCCTTACAACCTGTTAAAAACTGTGAAAATGTTGGGGTGCAAATTTATCATTGGTGCAAATTTATATTCCTTTGTTTAAGACTC
This window of the Acropora muricata isolate sample 2 chromosome 14, ASM3666990v1, whole genome shotgun sequence genome carries:
- the LOC136898233 gene encoding uncharacterized protein codes for the protein MENKMAESVESVLEDTTEKVCNFLRARGVEQEVVETFQREKMDVCAVLTADDELLKNMGLLKAGDRLSLKGYCQSEKKEESQSKKRRLLEAFFNKKKGKKGVPTQKCSGTSHPSQIGKAKKVKSKKVQLGWKHFKEEEEAYTLVPLVKGGGSREIELPLSTNKLDLMKTCKTLFFPDGKSIHGKEEEMAFDLANFKNEKVGVTVNVEGKELPFTIENYIAAHRVKNVRIYLRSQKICDYSSDEDDKEDSLPIMDINSVVKCSTLIGSTEERQALLCEQDEAYLNSLTSDRQKRIDLENEAAEGKRKVEIQQARGARVVPEPDSDFITVKVRHLTMGMCIRRFSSSAKMSAVYDWIGSLSSDIEHFSLCDPFGGILLPSRDISDRCTIVMVKASQTPPMSDSDTEVQFLGFGDTSACSTATETDSGPVKEANGKKGDNGVTSQ